A region from the Arcanobacterium buesumense genome encodes:
- a CDS encoding DNA gyrase/topoisomerase IV subunit A, with protein sequence MAHTQTENITDIDVSAEMRNSFLEYSYSVIYSRALPDARDGLKPVQRRILFQMDQMGLKPDRGHVKSSRVVGDVMGRLHPHGDVAIYDAMVRLAQDFSLRLPFVDGHGNFGSPDDGPAAPRYTEVRMAPAALAMTASLGEDVVDMVPNYDNTYLEPEVLPAAIPSLLVNGSSGIAVGMATNMAPHNLVEVIAGARFLLDNPDATLDELMRYIPGPDLPDGGKIVGLDGIRQAYSTGRGIFRTRATAHIENITPRKKGIIFTELPYLTGPEKIIEKIKDGVSSKKLQGISGVQNLTDRHHGTRLVVEVKNAFNPEAVLAALYQHTPLEESFGINNVALVGGQPKLMGLKEILAVFLQHRHSVTKRRCEYRLRKAQERLHLVEGLLIAIVDIDEVIAVIRSSEDSATAATRLMSVFDLSQAQADYILELRLRRLTKFSQIELESERNTLQETIDELLAILGSDDRMRQLISSELADVARQYGTPRRTILLEADAVAQTSKASPQKLKIADDPCQVILSATGKIARIVDGEPLRREGPRAAHDAIASVVHTTNLSEIGVVTTAGNLHRLNVIDVPAIPDTQHAPSLAAGTMLTELLLLAKNEKPLALVSLTHSESFLTLATSQGKIKRVVLDPPNKSQFEVITLIDNDYVVGAEVSRDTDVIVLVTSDAQLLRFDAQAVRPQGRSGQGIAGIRVGDNATVIALGVVPVNDLAGHVAVTIASSSDALPGTMPGSAKVTPLDRYPAKGRGTGGVRAQRFLRGEDVLSLAWIGQLPPRAVGADGKPIELPDVDERRDASGTALPDVVAAIG encoded by the coding sequence ATGGCACATACCCAAACGGAAAACATTACAGATATTGATGTCTCTGCCGAAATGAGAAACTCATTTTTAGAGTACTCATACTCTGTCATATACTCGCGCGCCTTGCCCGATGCGCGCGATGGCCTTAAACCAGTTCAGCGCCGAATACTTTTCCAAATGGATCAGATGGGTTTAAAGCCAGACCGAGGACACGTCAAATCTTCCCGCGTTGTTGGTGATGTGATGGGACGGCTACACCCCCATGGCGATGTTGCCATCTATGATGCGATGGTCCGCTTAGCTCAAGATTTTTCGCTCCGATTACCTTTCGTTGACGGTCATGGAAACTTTGGTTCACCTGACGACGGTCCAGCAGCCCCACGATATACCGAAGTCCGGATGGCACCAGCTGCCTTAGCTATGACTGCCTCTCTCGGCGAAGATGTTGTGGATATGGTGCCTAACTATGACAACACATACTTAGAACCCGAAGTTTTACCAGCGGCTATTCCTAGTTTGTTAGTTAATGGCTCATCGGGTATTGCTGTCGGTATGGCAACAAATATGGCGCCACATAATTTAGTAGAAGTCATCGCCGGAGCACGGTTTTTACTCGATAACCCAGATGCCACTCTCGATGAGTTAATGCGTTATATCCCCGGCCCTGATCTGCCTGATGGGGGGAAAATCGTTGGATTAGATGGAATACGCCAAGCCTACAGTACCGGACGCGGGATCTTCCGCACTCGTGCTACGGCGCATATCGAAAATATTACGCCCCGTAAAAAAGGCATTATTTTTACCGAGCTTCCCTACTTAACCGGCCCGGAAAAAATTATCGAAAAGATTAAAGATGGTGTTTCTTCAAAGAAACTCCAAGGGATCTCTGGAGTTCAAAACTTAACAGATCGCCATCACGGCACACGCCTCGTCGTCGAAGTTAAAAACGCATTTAACCCTGAGGCAGTCCTTGCCGCGCTCTACCAACACACCCCGCTTGAAGAATCTTTTGGGATAAATAATGTTGCCCTAGTTGGTGGACAGCCAAAACTGATGGGTTTGAAGGAAATTCTGGCTGTATTCCTTCAACATCGCCATTCAGTTACAAAACGTCGTTGTGAATATCGATTGCGCAAAGCCCAAGAACGCCTACATCTTGTTGAAGGTCTGCTTATCGCCATCGTCGATATCGACGAAGTTATCGCCGTTATTCGTTCATCTGAGGATTCGGCTACTGCTGCTACTCGACTGATGAGCGTTTTCGATCTTTCCCAAGCTCAAGCAGACTATATTTTAGAGTTGCGTCTTCGACGGCTAACAAAGTTCTCCCAAATTGAACTTGAATCTGAACGCAACACCCTCCAAGAAACCATCGATGAACTTCTAGCTATCCTTGGCTCAGATGATCGGATGCGTCAGCTCATCTCAAGTGAACTAGCTGACGTAGCACGCCAATATGGCACTCCCCGAAGAACAATATTGCTCGAAGCCGATGCAGTTGCACAAACTTCTAAGGCCTCCCCACAAAAGCTAAAAATAGCTGATGATCCCTGCCAAGTTATTCTTTCTGCCACCGGGAAAATTGCTCGAATCGTCGATGGAGAGCCCCTGCGTCGGGAAGGCCCGCGAGCCGCGCATGACGCTATCGCATCAGTCGTCCACACCACTAATCTCAGTGAGATTGGCGTAGTAACAACTGCAGGAAATCTACACCGCCTCAACGTTATCGATGTCCCTGCTATCCCGGATACTCAACATGCACCAAGCTTAGCTGCCGGCACAATGCTCACCGAGCTCCTCTTGCTAGCAAAAAACGAAAAACCACTAGCCTTAGTCAGCCTCACGCACAGTGAATCTTTCTTGACTCTGGCAACGTCTCAAGGAAAAATCAAACGAGTAGTACTTGATCCACCCAATAAGAGTCAGTTTGAAGTTATAACACTTATCGATAATGACTACGTTGTTGGCGCCGAAGTATCACGCGATACCGATGTTATTGTTCTTGTCACCTCAGACGCGCAACTGTTACGCTTCGATGCGCAAGCTGTGCGCCCACAAGGCCGCTCAGGCCAAGGAATCGCGGGGATCCGAGTTGGTGATAACGCCACAGTTATTGCGCTTGGTGTGGTACCTGTGAACGATCTTGCAGGCCATGTAGCAGTCACAATTGCCAGCTCTTCAGACGCCTTACCTGGAACTATGCCGGGTAGCGCAAAAGTCACGCCACTTGATCGTTATCCAGCCAAAGGCCGCGGCACTGGCGGGGTACGAGCACAACGCTTCCTACGAGGCGAAGACGTTTTATCATTAGCATGGATCGGTCAACTCCCGCCACGTGCAGTTGGAGCCGATGGTAAGCCCATCGAGCTTCCCGATGTTGATGAACGACGTGATGCTTCAGGAACAGCCTTGCCTGACGTCGTTGCGGCTATTGGCTAG
- a CDS encoding DUF5998 family protein translates to MATSRPTGCDGYGTIEAMNTDRMTALTAALLTLLPQGSSVIDDVVDAVGSDVVQSYYVRPETIFDADSVYDRVVAFIVTNHRLILVYTDTSYEMDTRGELVTTMQSVSLDSIKEHHVIRRRQLHGDDDGALNSVLLRLRWGAAFSQDLQPGACEDPHCMNDHGYLGVITNEDFQLFLETGHDGSYFASGVEFINDIIRILGQRL, encoded by the coding sequence ATGGCAACCTCCAGACCCACTGGATGTGACGGATATGGAACAATAGAAGCGATGAATACTGATCGGATGACTGCGTTAACCGCAGCACTTTTGACACTCTTACCACAAGGATCTTCTGTTATTGACGATGTTGTTGATGCCGTTGGTAGCGATGTGGTTCAGTCTTATTATGTTCGTCCGGAAACAATTTTCGATGCGGATTCAGTTTATGATCGAGTGGTTGCTTTTATCGTAACTAATCATCGATTGATTTTGGTCTATACCGACACCAGCTATGAAATGGACACGCGAGGAGAGCTAGTAACGACGATGCAATCAGTCAGCCTTGATTCTATTAAGGAGCATCATGTTATCCGTCGTCGTCAACTTCACGGGGACGACGATGGCGCGCTCAATTCTGTTTTGTTGCGGTTGCGATGGGGGGCAGCTTTTTCGCAAGATTTGCAACCCGGTGCTTGTGAAGATCCGCACTGTATGAATGACCATGGCTATCTAGGCGTGATAACGAATGAAGATTTTCAGTTGTTCTTAGAAACTGGTCACGACGGATCATATTTCGCCTCTGGGGTAGAATTTATCAACGATATTATTCGCATACTAGGGCAACGTTTATGA
- a CDS encoding alkaline phosphatase family protein, producing the protein MSIFDGATLPGQARLDRVLPAALAAVGLGSDHQARELLELPRVERACVVMVDGLGFENLLARRGHAPHLRSLGITTAISTIVPSTTAAGITAFGTGCQPGLTAMTGYSLRVPGTERTFSLIKWPDPEVSVESWQTQPTLFEKLGDQVNKTVTVQPKKFCGSGLSVAALRGARHLYAHSLEDRIRVTSRALATDAQLAYLYWGEIDAAGHKFGWCSEAWISELERFDAGVGLLRRMLPAGTLLIITADHGMIDVENRVDIAQTPQLRRGVDVVAGEPRAVHLYTREPEEVATRWQEFLTERAWVATRQDVIASGIIGPVREFTRQTMGDVIVFARDAHVFVDSRVQSSTAIGLIGVHGSLTQTEMSIPLIAEVI; encoded by the coding sequence ATGAGCATATTTGATGGAGCAACGCTTCCGGGGCAAGCTCGTCTTGACCGGGTTTTACCGGCAGCATTAGCCGCAGTTGGGCTGGGGAGTGATCATCAAGCACGAGAACTTTTGGAATTGCCTCGAGTAGAGCGTGCTTGTGTGGTTATGGTCGATGGCTTAGGGTTTGAAAACTTGTTAGCTCGGCGCGGACATGCCCCTCACTTACGATCTCTTGGGATAACGACGGCGATATCTACTATCGTTCCATCAACTACTGCCGCAGGGATTACTGCTTTCGGCACTGGATGCCAACCTGGTTTAACGGCGATGACTGGATACTCATTGCGGGTTCCTGGAACGGAGCGAACATTTTCATTGATTAAATGGCCTGATCCTGAAGTATCTGTTGAATCATGGCAAACTCAGCCGACATTGTTTGAAAAACTTGGCGATCAAGTAAATAAAACGGTCACTGTTCAGCCAAAGAAGTTTTGTGGATCGGGGCTGTCTGTAGCGGCCTTACGCGGGGCACGGCACTTGTATGCGCATTCATTAGAAGACCGTATCCGGGTTACCAGTCGCGCTTTGGCAACGGATGCCCAACTTGCCTACCTTTACTGGGGAGAGATTGATGCTGCCGGCCATAAATTTGGCTGGTGTTCGGAAGCGTGGATTAGCGAGTTGGAGCGTTTCGATGCCGGGGTGGGATTATTGAGGCGGATGTTGCCAGCAGGCACGCTACTTATTATCACTGCTGATCACGGAATGATCGACGTGGAGAACCGGGTTGATATAGCGCAGACACCGCAGTTACGTCGGGGAGTTGATGTAGTTGCTGGTGAACCGCGAGCTGTGCATCTTTATACCCGTGAACCTGAGGAAGTTGCTACCCGGTGGCAAGAGTTTCTTACTGAGCGTGCTTGGGTGGCTACCCGCCAAGATGTTATTGCTTCAGGTATTATCGGACCGGTGCGAGAATTCACACGGCAAACAATGGGCGATGTGATAGTTTTTGCGCGTGACGCACATGTTTTTGTTGATTCGCGGGTACAGTCAAGTACAGCTATTGGGCTCATTGGGGTTCATGGTTCGTTGACCCAAACCGAAATGTCGATCCCATTAATTGCGGAGGTTATCTGA
- a CDS encoding thymidine kinase, with protein MAELVFFSGTMDCGKSTLALQMAYNYQQRGLTGIIFAMNDRAGEGKLSSRLGLVTDAIEVTHDTNFWNVVVSARQTGQRVDFIICDEVQFYSREQINQLARVVDEMHISVWGFGITTDFTASLFPGSARMLELADRVERLQVEALCWCGKRATHNARTVNGVMVTEGEQVVIGDTNRNEVIGYEVLCRYHHMQAMTAKTAHAADISPETLDLGITEN; from the coding sequence ATGGCAGAGCTGGTGTTTTTTTCAGGCACAATGGATTGCGGAAAATCTACGTTAGCCCTCCAAATGGCATATAACTATCAGCAACGTGGTCTGACTGGGATTATTTTTGCGATGAATGATCGAGCTGGTGAAGGCAAGTTATCCTCACGTCTCGGGCTGGTCACAGATGCCATAGAAGTTACTCACGATACTAATTTTTGGAATGTCGTTGTTTCAGCCCGGCAAACTGGCCAACGTGTTGACTTTATTATTTGTGATGAGGTTCAGTTCTATAGTCGTGAACAGATTAATCAACTAGCGCGGGTAGTCGATGAAATGCACATCAGTGTGTGGGGGTTCGGTATTACCACTGATTTCACGGCCAGTTTATTCCCTGGATCAGCTCGTATGCTTGAGCTAGCAGATCGGGTAGAACGTCTCCAAGTTGAGGCTTTGTGTTGGTGTGGTAAACGGGCAACACATAATGCGCGAACCGTTAATGGGGTAATGGTCACTGAGGGCGAACAAGTCGTTATTGGTGATACCAATCGTAACGAAGTTATCGGCTACGAAGTGCTCTGTCGTTATCACCACATGCAAGCAATGACAGCAAAAACTGCTCATGCGGCCGATATATCTCCAGAGACGCTCGATTTAGGTATCACTGAAAACTAA
- the sepH gene encoding septation protein SepH, with protein sequence MIELELLGLHPDGNQLSLNDATGNRYLLPITDSLRAALRKDTTVAPTPDDDLKPMSPREIQAHIRAGMSVAQVSEIATVPASQITVFAHPIFAEREYTASRARNFRQSADAGSMTIEELVVSRLVPRGVSANEISWDATRETGGPWILSASYTIADTDHQAAWIINTRSQSVEATNDEAIWLTETQIPAPTSPWRPLNTPEVSPEMTPENVAEKAPSRVTAIDAQPASAGTPSIDDMLASLDSQRGKTRRMPGEDFFDGAHPATSDTDSIRDATVVELPTRPRPEPEPDESAATPPTADTAEGNTLPLGKEAIKRTPKRAQKRRNRPAMPSWDEIVFGAPKD encoded by the coding sequence ATGATTGAGCTTGAACTGTTAGGTTTACATCCAGATGGGAACCAGCTTTCCCTAAACGATGCTACGGGTAACCGGTATTTACTCCCGATTACTGACTCGTTACGCGCTGCACTGCGGAAAGATACTACTGTAGCCCCAACCCCTGACGATGATCTGAAACCTATGTCACCGCGGGAGATTCAGGCTCATATTCGCGCCGGAATGAGCGTGGCACAGGTTAGCGAAATTGCAACTGTTCCAGCGTCACAAATCACTGTCTTTGCTCACCCTATTTTCGCTGAACGCGAATACACTGCTAGTCGGGCTCGTAACTTTCGCCAAAGCGCTGACGCTGGCAGCATGACAATCGAAGAACTCGTTGTCTCTCGTCTCGTCCCCCGTGGCGTATCCGCAAATGAAATATCATGGGACGCCACCCGAGAAACAGGCGGCCCTTGGATACTTTCTGCAAGCTATACAATTGCAGACACCGACCACCAGGCAGCATGGATTATTAACACCCGCAGCCAAAGCGTTGAGGCAACTAATGATGAGGCAATTTGGCTAACTGAAACACAAATTCCTGCACCAACATCACCGTGGCGTCCGCTCAATACCCCTGAAGTCTCTCCGGAAATGACACCAGAAAATGTAGCTGAAAAAGCACCTTCTCGAGTAACAGCTATTGATGCGCAACCCGCATCGGCAGGTACTCCTTCAATAGACGATATGCTCGCTTCTCTCGATTCACAACGCGGGAAAACCCGGCGCATGCCCGGCGAAGATTTTTTCGACGGTGCTCATCCGGCAACGTCTGACACCGATTCCATACGTGATGCGACTGTAGTCGAATTACCTACTCGCCCACGTCCTGAACCAGAACCAGACGAATCCGCTGCAACACCTCCAACTGCAGACACCGCAGAGGGCAATACGTTGCCGTTAGGAAAAGAAGCCATCAAGCGCACTCCAAAACGCGCCCAGAAGCGACGCAACCGGCCGGCAATGCCGTCATGGGATGAGATTGTCTTTGGTGCGCCGAAAGACTAA
- a CDS encoding DUF4193 domain-containing protein, which yields MATDYDAPRKQDEELKEDSLEQLGARRSDHQSNSVDEDETEAAEGFELPGADLSNVELSVAVVPPQDDEFTCSVCFLVHHKSQLAYEENGLPVCTECAS from the coding sequence ATGGCAACTGACTACGATGCTCCTCGTAAACAAGACGAAGAGCTCAAGGAAGACTCCCTTGAGCAGCTCGGCGCTCGCCGATCAGATCACCAATCTAATTCAGTCGATGAAGATGAAACTGAAGCTGCGGAAGGTTTTGAGCTACCAGGCGCAGATTTATCGAATGTTGAGCTCTCTGTTGCTGTGGTTCCACCACAGGATGATGAGTTTACGTGTTCGGTATGTTTTTTAGTTCACCACAAGTCGCAATTAGCATACGAAGAAAACGGCTTGCCGGTCTGCACTGAGTGTGCTTCCTAA
- a CDS encoding DUF3710 domain-containing protein: MAGFFRKKKSESRESQASVKPEHSVQITTGPYDVADHPQQEDLLDAGSLWIPVMPDASIQFSVDHSKQKVYGIVYVIDDAAMQLQVFAAPRSTGIWNDVRRDMITSIAQQGGSSIEVEGTFGTELHAQVPVPDTHQVAPHRFIGIDGPRWLLRITLYGRAGSDNQIADRMLRIARQLVVVRGNTPHPPRELLELHVPQVEKQRGA, encoded by the coding sequence ATGGCAGGGTTCTTTCGTAAAAAGAAGAGCGAGTCTCGGGAGAGTCAAGCCAGTGTCAAGCCTGAACATTCGGTCCAAATAACGACTGGTCCTTATGATGTGGCAGACCATCCTCAACAAGAGGATTTGCTAGACGCTGGTTCCTTGTGGATTCCTGTCATGCCCGATGCTTCGATTCAGTTTTCTGTTGATCATTCGAAACAAAAAGTTTACGGAATTGTCTACGTTATCGATGATGCCGCCATGCAACTGCAAGTTTTTGCTGCGCCTCGTTCAACCGGTATCTGGAATGATGTGCGTCGCGATATGATCACCTCTATTGCTCAACAAGGCGGATCGTCGATTGAAGTTGAAGGAACATTCGGTACAGAACTTCATGCGCAAGTCCCAGTCCCCGATACCCATCAAGTTGCCCCCCATCGTTTTATTGGAATCGATGGACCGCGATGGCTGTTACGCATTACGTTATATGGTCGTGCCGGCTCGGATAATCAAATTGCTGACCGGATGTTGCGTATCGCACGCCAACTCGTCGTCGTTCGTGGAAATACTCCTCACCCGCCACGTGAACTACTTGAACTGCACGTTCCGCAAGTCGAAAAGCAGCGTGGAGCTTAA
- a CDS encoding DUF3159 domain-containing protein, which translates to MTNKRSSLAVITAADFDAMQAVGGLRGIIESIVPTVVFLVIFAIYGNIGIAAGISLGAAALAIAGRLISRVDPSPALGGLGAVVISALMAWRTGQAADFFVWGLVVNVGYLAALLISIVVRWPLLGVLIAMLRGEGRTWRHTKSTLKRYYAITWMWAGLFAVRAAVQLPLYFAGATNALGIAKLVMGVPFFALVCWLSWLMIRNLAPVVDQQPEDPQILEQK; encoded by the coding sequence ATGACTAATAAACGTTCCTCGCTTGCGGTAATTACCGCCGCTGATTTTGATGCCATGCAAGCAGTGGGAGGTTTGCGAGGAATAATTGAATCGATTGTGCCAACAGTCGTTTTTCTTGTCATTTTCGCAATCTATGGCAACATTGGCATAGCGGCAGGAATCTCCCTAGGAGCAGCAGCCCTTGCTATTGCTGGACGGCTGATTTCTCGGGTGGATCCTTCTCCGGCACTAGGCGGTTTGGGGGCGGTGGTCATCTCTGCATTGATGGCTTGGCGCACCGGGCAGGCGGCAGACTTTTTTGTGTGGGGACTGGTTGTTAATGTTGGGTATCTGGCAGCTTTGCTCATATCAATAGTTGTACGCTGGCCGCTGCTAGGAGTGCTTATCGCGATGCTCCGTGGCGAAGGCCGTACATGGCGGCACACGAAAAGCACCCTCAAACGTTACTATGCGATTACTTGGATGTGGGCAGGTTTGTTCGCAGTCCGGGCGGCGGTGCAATTGCCGTTATATTTTGCGGGTGCAACAAACGCGTTAGGGATAGCCAAATTGGTGATGGGCGTACCGTTCTTCGCTTTAGTGTGTTGGCTATCGTGGCTTATGATTCGGAACTTGGCTCCGGTTGTGGATCAGCAGCCGGAAGATCCTCAGATTCTGGAGCAGAAATAA
- a CDS encoding potassium channel family protein, translating into MKVLIGGAGSVGRSIARELAARGHDILIVDRSPQAMRVASVPAADWVLGDACELDTLQHIGMDTTDIVVAATGDDKANLVLSLLAKTEFGIPRVIARVNNPANEWLFDESWGVDVAVSTPRIMTNLIEDAVSDGTFVRKVDFIETQASMFQGQVAPHAPIAGMLVDDLVLPPDILLAAILRDGTAIAADPDLTFDVGDQLIVIGNVHDEQTITELNVLISAPESEDLPAADPQPEPSSES; encoded by the coding sequence ATGAAAGTTTTAATCGGCGGCGCCGGCTCTGTGGGACGCTCTATCGCCCGTGAATTAGCTGCGCGTGGACACGATATTCTTATCGTCGATCGGTCTCCACAAGCTATGCGAGTAGCCTCTGTTCCTGCCGCCGACTGGGTGCTTGGTGATGCGTGCGAACTTGATACTTTGCAACATATCGGTATGGACACTACCGATATCGTCGTAGCTGCGACCGGAGATGATAAAGCCAATCTTGTCTTGTCGTTACTTGCTAAAACCGAATTTGGTATTCCACGTGTGATTGCCCGAGTGAACAATCCAGCTAATGAATGGCTTTTCGACGAATCATGGGGCGTCGATGTTGCTGTCTCAACACCTCGAATAATGACAAACCTCATCGAGGACGCCGTTAGCGATGGAACCTTTGTACGTAAAGTTGATTTCATCGAAACGCAAGCGTCAATGTTTCAAGGACAAGTCGCTCCACACGCGCCTATTGCCGGTATGCTCGTCGACGATCTCGTTCTTCCCCCAGATATTTTACTTGCCGCGATCTTACGTGACGGAACAGCCATCGCCGCGGATCCTGATCTTACGTTCGACGTCGGAGACCAGCTCATCGTGATAGGTAACGTTCACGATGAACAAACTATTACGGAGCTGAATGTGCTTATTTCTGCTCCAGAATCTGAGGATCTTCCGGCTGCTGATCCACAACCGGAGCCAAGTTCCGAATCATAA
- a CDS encoding potassium channel family protein has translation MGCGRVGSTLAVSLEKRGHSVAIIDSNADAFRRLPPDFNGQQVTGVGFDRDALRQAGIEDAHGFAATSSGDNSNIIAARVVRDTFGVKNVVARIYDPERAGVFNRLGIDTVTPVTWSADQMLRELIATGPHVDYTDSQYGVTLIWVDIDESWYGMEIGDIQRITDSRVAYIGRNGQAFFPQPSTILQDGDDLWLLVQQQRTHAVQRIMNHQVQEDYR, from the coding sequence ATGGGGTGCGGTAGGGTCGGATCGACTCTCGCCGTCAGTTTAGAAAAACGGGGTCATTCGGTGGCCATTATCGACTCAAATGCCGATGCTTTTCGGCGCCTCCCACCCGATTTCAATGGTCAGCAAGTCACCGGTGTGGGCTTTGACCGAGATGCCTTGCGACAAGCTGGAATCGAGGACGCGCATGGGTTTGCGGCAACTTCTTCAGGGGATAATTCAAATATTATTGCTGCTCGGGTTGTTCGAGATACCTTTGGCGTAAAAAATGTGGTTGCACGAATCTATGACCCCGAGCGAGCAGGAGTATTTAACCGTCTCGGAATCGATACTGTGACTCCAGTAACATGGAGTGCTGATCAGATGCTGCGCGAGCTGATTGCTACCGGACCACACGTCGATTACACCGATTCACAGTACGGCGTCACTCTCATTTGGGTAGATATCGATGAATCCTGGTACGGCATGGAGATTGGCGACATTCAACGCATTACTGATTCACGAGTTGCCTACATTGGACGCAACGGACAAGCTTTCTTCCCTCAACCGTCAACTATTCTCCAAGACGGGGATGATTTATGGCTTTTAGTTCAACAACAACGCACTCACGCAGTTCAACGAATTATGAATCATCAAGTTCAGGAGGATTACCGATGA